In the genome of Cercospora beticola chromosome 2, complete sequence, one region contains:
- a CDS encoding uncharacterized protein (CAZy:AA7), producing the protein MNLSLSCLLLISALLNPATALINADVCKCLPNDECWPKDEAWSQLNSTVNGRLIRSKPPASVCYPEESNYDPEACSRVFENWESSYWHADDPISIDSPPRYACHPIYPNGTSIHGDPTAGERGCGGDSYPVFVVNASSVSDVQAGVEFARRHSVKLNVKSTGHGRSSIPGSLSIWTHYFRGKEFHTNFVPQGANSSTNATSMAVTFGAGILDREAFEFAAEHDAVVVGGTDSTVGLVGWAGAGGHGYLTGGYGMGADSFLEVTVVTPSGEIVVANAYQHADLFWAIGGGGAGTWGVVVSLTVKAHPMPSTAMWSLSLTAQNGTTASEWYKVAAELFADIPRQRDLGLSGYQTLGGPPLVVTNAMFGYDMSREAVEKITGPLLQQLETQNSTAQVDSNIVMFPKWIDVFHQFNLTLPVGGATGGTTAARLLPDSSLTDTETFARVLENIGPSLDKPKDKFRSGRSISGTATGSSRKVDNALNPAWRDTAVHFIVSESWPHDTPSEVVDEAMAAMEQSAYQLRSIAPDSGAYINERGDFVPDWQKTLYGDNYSRLLAIKHKYDPESVQWCELCVGSDEWYEREDGRFCKQSWA; encoded by the exons ATGAATCTCTCACTCTCCTGCCTCCTTTTAATATCTGCTCTCCTCAATCCCGCCACTGCCTTGATTAACGCCGACGTCTGCAAATGT CTTCCCAACGACGAATGCTGGCCAAAGGATGAAGCCTGGTCTCAGCTGAACTCAACAGTCAATGGACGTCTCATCCGTAGTAAACCTCCGGCCTCCGTCTGCTATCCCGAAGAGAGCAACTATGACCCAGAAGCCTGTAGCCGAGTCTTCGAAAATTGGGAATCTTCCTACTGGCATGCTGATGATCCCATCTCCATTGACTCACCTCCGCGCTATGCTTGTCACCCGATCTATCCTAATGGCACGAGTATCCATGGAGATCCCACCGCCGGCGAGAGAGGATGTGGAGGCGACTCGTACCCGGTGTTCGTTGTCAATGCATCTAGCGTCTCCGATGTCCAGGCTGGGGTGGAATTTGCCCGCAGACATTCTGTCAAGCTCAATGTGAAGAGCACTGGTCATGGACGCAGCTCCATCCCAGGAAGTCTATCGATCTGGACGCATTACTTCAGAGGCAAAGAGTTTCATACGAACTTCGTCCCTCAAGGAGCCAACTCCAGTACCAACGCAACCTCCATGGCTGTCACCTTTGGAGCAGGAATTCTCGATCGGGAAGCCTTCGAGTTTGCGGCAGAGCATGACGCCGTTGTCGTTGGAGGCACGGATTCGACAGTCGGCCTTGTTGGATGGGCTGGTGCTGGGGGTCATGGCTACTTGACTGGTGGATATGGTATGGGGGCCGACAGCTTCTTGGAAGTCACTGTGGTTACGCCCAGTGGTGaaatcgtcgtcgccaacGCATACCAGCACGCCGATCTCTTTTGGGCcatcggtggtggtggtgccggCACTTGGGGTGTCGTTGTATCTCTGACTGTGAAGGCTCATCCCATGCCAAGTACGGCGATGTGGTCGCTCTCACTCACTGCACAGAACGGAACCACGGCTTCAGAGTGGTACAAAGTTGCTGCAGAACTCTTCGCCGACATTCCACGACAAAGAGACCTGGGGCTGTCAGGGTATCAGACGCTGGGTGGACCGCCTTTAGTGGTGACCAACGCCATGTTCGGGTACGATATGTCGCGTGAAGCTGTAGAAAAAATCACCGGGCCTCTCTTGCAACAGCTTGAGACGCAAAATTCGACTGCCCAGGTCGATTCCAACATTGTCATGTTCCCCAAATGGATCGATGTTTTCCATCAGTTCAACTTGACGCTGCCGGTGGGTGGGGCCACCGGCGGTACCACAGCCGCTAGGCTACTTCCTGACAGCAGTCTCACTGATACTGAGACCTTCGCTCGAGTCTTGGAGAACATTGGTCCCAGCCTGGACAAGCCGAAA GACAAATTCAGATCCGGGCGTTCCATATCTGGCACTGCCACCGGGTCATCGCGAAAGGTCGACAATGCGCTGAACCCCGCCTGGCGTGATACTGCGGTCCACTTCATCGTGAGTGAGTCATGGCCACATGACACACCTTCCGAAGTAGTCGACGAAGCAATGGCTGCAATGGAGCAGTCCGCATATCAGCTCAGATCAATTGCTCCAGACTCTGGGGCTTACATCAACGAG CGCGGCGACTTCGTTCCTGACTGGCAGAAAACTCTCTACGGCGACAACTATTCCCGCCTCCTGGCCATCAAGCACAAATACGATCCCGAGAGCGTTCAGTGGTGCGAACTCTGTGTCGGAAGCGACGAGTGGTATGAACGTGAGGATGGAAGATTTTGCAAGCAATCGTGGGCGTAG
- a CDS encoding uncharacterized protein (CAZy:GH37), with protein MKAAAFIAALVPATAALYVNGSVTAPCESPLYCQGEILREIQLAGAFEDSKTYVDLPTIRPLEEVIAAFNNLTKPLTNNTELNDFLSEYFGEAGSELGEVNPDDLTTNATFLENVTNPDIRHFLHQVIDIWPELTREYVGSANCTGCVSSFIPLNRTFVVAGGRFREPYYWDSYWILVGLLRTQGSFTEIALNIIENFVDLVDRFGFVPNGARQYYLNRSQPPVLTLMVQAYVKYTNDTSILERVLPTLEKEHEFWVVNRTVEVDINGTTYELNHYAVENNQPRPESYIEDYHTATNASYYAESGIIYPATELNESQIAQLYSDLASGAESGWDYTSRWIGNPQDAIDDVYFPLRSLNTANIVPVDLNSILYANEAALSELYNLTGNASAAEAWAEVAANRSDAMTAVLWDQEQWGYFDYNLTSSSRQIYIPADENAAQSETQGAPLGQQIFTHIAQFYPYWTGAAPAWIKQNPSAILRAYERIETELERFSGVPGATNLETGEQWDEPNVWPPLTYILIDGLLNTPATFGEEDPSYNRTQELAFEIAQRYLDSAFCTWRTTGGATANLPKLESVDPEDDYDGAIFEKYNSTDITAFGGGGEYEVQLGFGWSNGVLIWVGDLFGDRLELPACEQVLEEGGDASDGGNSRKIKKRDAKWRSKGH; from the exons ATGAAGGCTGCAGCATTCATTGCGGCCTTGGTGCCTGCGACTGCTGCATTGTATGTCAATGGCTCCGTCACTGCACCTTGCGAATCGCCGCTGTACTGCCAAGGCGAGATCTTGAGAGAGATTCAACTGGCAGGCGCATTCGAGGACAGCAAGACCTATGTCGATCTGCCCACCATTCGCCCACTGGAGGAGGTCATCGCAGCCTTCAACAATCTCACCAAGCCGCTGACAAACAACACTGAACTGAACGACTTCCTCTCAGAGTACTTTGGCGAAGCTGGCAGTGAACTTGGCGAGGTGAATCCCGATGACTTGACGACCAATGCGACATTCCTGGAGAATGTGACCAATCCCGACATTCGCCACTTTCTGCACCAAGTCATTGACATTTGGCCGGAGTTGACCCGAGAGTATGTCGGGAGTGCAAACTGCACTGGATGCGTGAGCTCCTTCATTCCACTGAACCGCACGTTCGTGGTGGCAGGAGGCAGATTCCGCGAGCCGTATTAT TGGGACTCGTACTGGATTCTGGTCGGTCTGCTTAGAACTCAAGGCTCCTTCACGGAGATCGCACTTAACATCATTGAGAACTTTGTGGATTTG GTCGATCGATTCGGCTTCGTGCCAAATGGTGCCAGACAGTACTACCTGAACCGCAGCCAGCCTCCCGTCTTGACGCTGATGGTGCAGGCATATGTGAAGTACACTAACGATACATCGATCCTGGAGCGTGTTCTACCAACGCTGGAGAAGGAACACGAGTTCTGGGTTGTGAACCGAACAGTGGAAGTCGACATCAATGGAACGACGTACGAGCTCAATCACTACGCTGTGGAGAACAACCAGCCTCGACCGGAGAGCTACATCGAGGACTACCACACCGCGACTAACGCGTCGTACTACGCAGAATCTGGCATCATCTATCCGGCGACGGAGCTGAATGAATCGCAGATCGCGCAACTTTACAGCGACTTGGCCAGCGGTGCTGAGAGTGGTTGGGATTACACGTCAAGGTGGATTGGCAATCCACAGGACGCCATCGATGATGTTTATTTCCCTCTGCGCAGTTTGAACACCGCCAACATTGTGCCAGTCGACCTGAACAGCATCTTGTACGCCAACGAAGCAGCTCTGTCTGAATTGTACAACCTGACTGGCAACGCATCCGCCGCCGAAGCCTGGGCCGAGGTTGCCGCGAACAGAAGTGACGCCATGACTGCTGTGCTGTGGGATCAAGAACAGTGGGGCTACTTCGACTACAACTTGACCTCATCCAGTCGGCAGATTTACATTCCAGCTGATGAGAACGCCGCTCAAAGCGAGACGCAAGGCGCTCCTCTTGGTCAGCAAATCTTTACACACATCGCTCAATTCTACCCTTACTGGACTGGAGCTGCACCGGCGTGGATCAAGCAGAATCCTTCAGCCATTCTGAGAGCTTACGAAAGGATCGAGACCGAGCTCGAGCGCTTCTCTGGTGTTCCCGGTGCGACCAACTTGGAGACCGGGGAACAGTGGGATGAGCCCAATGTCTGGCCTCCACTCACGTATATACTGATTGACGGCCTTCTAAATACTCCCGCTACCTTCGGAGAGGAAGACCCAAGCTACAACAGGACACAAGAGCTGGCCTTTGAGATTGCGCAAAGATACCTTGATTCAGCTTTCTGTACATGGCGCACTACTGGTGGTGCGACAGCGAACCTGCCTAAATTGGAGTCTGTAGATCCAGAGGACGACTACGACGGTGCTATATTCGAGAAATACAACAGCACTGATATCACCGCAttcggtggcggaggagaatATGAGGTTCAGCTTGGCTTTGGCTGGTCCAATGGCGTTCTGATCTGGGTCGGAGACCTTTTCGGTGATCGTCTGGAGCTTCCCGCTTGTGAGCAGGTACTGGAAGAAGGTGGGGATGCGAGTGATGGCGGGAATAGCAGGAAGATTAAGAAGAGGGATGCGAAGTGGCGATCGAAGGGACATTGA
- a CDS encoding uncharacterized protein (CAZy:AA1) — MASLLMPLLDGLGNVTFINNLLASTGVLLSIIPGLLQNGPTPLGLLPTPILPKFLGGSQGIPWGNQTAGGTNVYEVTPDTGVTRYYNFNIARMTLAPDGVPTPMIVVNGQFPGPMIEANWGDWIEVTVTNSIDNPAEGTAIHWHGLLQKKTPWYDGVPSVHMCPIAPGETFVYRFQADIYGSSWWHAHYSAQYAGGILGPMIIHGPTDNYPTQDYVDLGPILVSDKYNKDYYELVQQSMSNNPAIAALVTSSNTLIQGRMSADCSNAPAGTQCTPGAPLAKFGFTRGKTHLLRFINTAAAGYMVISLDQHDIVRIDVLVTANQRASAYWLRVRQPVLCALAAQPFALAAVYYAGVDTQRRPNSLPNFDFVQPTLIDCGDAALTKTEPFYPIKLDPPDTTVTIKITQTVNATGHTSYLMNGQTFRANYNFPLLNLTYNGNTSYPDNPEWNVYNFGRNETIRFIFENNVPFGHPMHIHGQNMYIVDEGVGKYNGINAVRPNNPARRDIASLKPNGYLVAQLISNNPGVWGFHCHIAWHVGQGLYVNVVQKPDEVMQRDEIPGVIAQTCEPWREFTENNAPNQIDSGLRKYMNVRKFKNFRLL, encoded by the exons ATGGCCAGCCTACTAATGCCCCTGCTTGATGGCCTGGGCAATGTTACCTTTATTAACAACCTCCTTGCCTCGACAGGCGTCCTGCTCTCGATCATCCCTGGTCTGCTACAGAATGGCCCGACGCCGCTGGGACTTCTACCAACACCCATCCTACCCAAGTTCCTAGGTGGCAGCCAGGGCATACCATGGGGCAACCAAACAGCCGGGGGTACGAATGTGTACGAGGTAACGCCAGATACTGGTGTCACGCGATACTACAATTTTAACATCGCTCGTATGACTCTCGCGCCGGATGGGGTTCCCACACCAATGATTGTTGTCAATGGACAATTCCCTGGCCCCATGATCGAAGCGAATTGGGGTGATTGGATTGAAGTAACAGTGACCAACTCCATCGACAACCCTGCTGAGGGCACGGCGATACACTGGCACGGTTTGCTGCAAAAGAAGACACCTTGGTATGATGGTGTGCCTTCAGTGCACATGTGTCCCATTGCTCCAGGAGAGACCTTCGTATACAGATTCCAGGCGGATATATACGGATCGAGCTGGTGGCATGCTCACTACTCTGCACAGTATGCTGGTGGTATCCTAGGACCAATGATCATACACGGGCCCACGGACAACTATCCTACACAAGACTACGTCGATCTGGGACCGATCCTCGTCAGCGACAAGTACAACAAGGACTACTATGAATTGGTTCAGCAGTCAATGAGCAACAACCCTGCTATTGCTGCTCTTGTGACCTCGAGCAACACTTTGATTCAAGGCAGAATGAGCGCCGACTGCTCCAATGCTCCTGCAGGCACTCAATGCACGCCTGGTGCGCCTTTGGCCAAATTTGGCTTCACGAGAGGCAAGACCCATTTGCTACGCTTCATCAATACCGCCGCTGCTGGGTACATGGTCATTAGTCTGGATCAACACGACATTGTC CGCATCGATGTTCTCGTTACCGCCAATCAGAGAGCTAGTGCATACTGGCTGCGTGTTCGTCAGCCAGTTCTTTGTGCTCTCGCCGCACAGCCATTCGCACTGGCAGCGGTCTACTACGCTGGTGTTGACACGCAGAGAAGGCCAAACTCGCTACCAAATTTTGACTTCGTACAGCCAACCCTCATCGACTGCGGAGATGCTGCTTTGACCAAAACAGAACCGTTCTATCCCATCAAACTTGACCCTCCAGACACCACGGTGACAATCAAGATTACACAAACTGTCAACGCTACTGGTCATACATCTTACCTCATGAACGGGCAGACGTTCCGCGCAAATTACAACTTCCCGCTCCTCAATTTGACGTACAATGGCAACACATCTTATCCCGATAACCCAGAATGGAACGTCTACAACTTTGGTCGCAACGAGACAATCCGGTTCATCTTTGAGAACAACGTGCCGTTTGGGCACCCTATG CACATCCATGGCCAAAATATGTACATTGTCGACGAAGGCGTGGGCAAGTACAATGGGATCAACGCCGTGCGTCCTAACAATCCAGCAAGGCGTGATATTGCAAGCTTGAAACCAAACGGATATCTGGTAGCTCAGCTCATCAGCAATAACCCCGGAGTGTGGGGGTTCCACTGCCACATCGCATG GCACGTCGGTCAAGGACTTTACGTCAATGTCGTACAGAAGCCCGATGAGGTGATGCAGCGTGACGAGATTCCGGGCGTTATTGCGCAGACGTGTGAAC CTTGGAGGGAGTTTACCGAGAACAACGCCCCGAACCAGATCGATTCTGGACTGAGGAAATACATGAATGTGCGCAAGTTCAAGAACTTTCGATTACTGTGA